A single window of Acidimicrobiales bacterium DNA harbors:
- a CDS encoding glycosyltransferase: MAAGTRAGVSGHDDVQWRLVQGACMVGPTRTRLLMLARLAVERGATRQALDAYRRSRERSRGSDVADAITEPVRLLTSLGRRAEAVELLGAVARTDLTPAGRVSVAECAVEIDEPQLAVSVLTDRAAEAEGSAARRHSAIGARVVDEMANPSPASDGLAAVLLASSDAVAVRAAVGYLLRTRSAVDALDVVDRSIEELPTGARGDLCRALRADGWFSDSRRIATAGGLPTADWWRSFLAGVEAQIDESERGLAHVLAEPAQPTPTRARRIHALYAVRESLPGTLTGYTVRTQGLLEGMVAGGLSVVACTQPGFGAEPGDASVGPVRYRRIPKTNGHLAPGAAARTLAYSEALGDVIDETDPAVVHAASNWRVGWAAAVAARRRGLPFVYEVRGLWELTRAARDPRWVDSEGFAREVILESEVCAAADAVLAISEAIVPELVRRGTDRDRIVVVPNGVDVADFTPQPRDSVLEEQLGLRGHRVIGFAGSLRAFEGLADLFEAVADLRTGRSFRIVIVGDGEDADSLREAARRRSLDDLVLFVGKVPHTEVARYLSLFDIAPFPRRPAIVSELVSPLKPLEAMATGAAVVVSDVAALAELVEDGVTGRHFTKGDVGSLASTLAELIDDVAMADALGAAARARVVADRTWESIGGRVRSVYQDLGIAI; the protein is encoded by the coding sequence GTGGCCGCCGGCACCCGGGCGGGGGTCAGCGGCCACGACGACGTGCAGTGGCGACTGGTTCAGGGTGCGTGCATGGTGGGGCCGACGCGGACCCGTCTGCTGATGCTCGCACGCCTCGCCGTCGAAAGGGGAGCCACGCGACAGGCGCTCGACGCCTACCGGCGCAGCCGGGAGCGCAGTCGCGGGTCCGACGTCGCTGATGCCATCACCGAGCCGGTGCGGCTCCTCACTTCGCTCGGTCGGCGCGCCGAAGCCGTAGAACTGCTGGGTGCGGTGGCCCGGACGGATCTGACCCCTGCCGGTCGGGTGTCCGTCGCGGAGTGTGCGGTCGAGATCGACGAGCCTCAGTTGGCCGTATCGGTACTCACGGACCGGGCCGCGGAGGCCGAGGGCTCGGCGGCGCGGCGCCACTCGGCCATCGGAGCCCGGGTCGTCGACGAGATGGCGAACCCGTCGCCGGCGTCCGACGGTCTCGCCGCGGTACTCCTCGCGTCGTCGGATGCCGTGGCCGTGCGGGCGGCCGTTGGCTACCTCCTCAGGACCCGGTCCGCCGTCGACGCGCTCGATGTCGTGGACCGCAGCATCGAGGAACTACCGACGGGCGCCCGTGGCGACCTGTGCCGGGCGTTGCGGGCAGACGGCTGGTTCAGCGATTCCCGCAGGATCGCAACTGCCGGAGGCCTACCGACCGCGGACTGGTGGCGCTCGTTCCTGGCGGGTGTCGAGGCTCAGATCGACGAGTCCGAGCGAGGCCTGGCGCACGTCCTCGCCGAGCCGGCTCAGCCGACACCGACGCGCGCGCGCCGCATCCATGCTCTCTACGCGGTCCGCGAGTCGCTTCCCGGAACTCTGACGGGTTACACGGTGCGCACCCAGGGACTGCTGGAGGGCATGGTCGCCGGCGGTCTGAGCGTCGTCGCGTGCACGCAACCGGGCTTCGGCGCCGAGCCGGGCGACGCATCGGTGGGCCCTGTGCGATACCGGCGCATCCCGAAGACGAACGGCCACCTGGCACCCGGCGCCGCCGCCCGTACGCTTGCGTACTCCGAGGCGCTGGGCGACGTCATCGACGAGACCGACCCCGCGGTGGTTCACGCCGCATCCAACTGGCGAGTGGGCTGGGCCGCGGCGGTTGCGGCCCGAAGGCGTGGCCTTCCCTTCGTCTACGAGGTTCGGGGGCTGTGGGAACTGACCCGCGCCGCACGTGATCCACGGTGGGTCGACTCCGAGGGGTTCGCCCGCGAGGTCATCCTCGAGAGCGAGGTGTGCGCTGCGGCCGACGCGGTTCTCGCCATCAGTGAGGCGATCGTCCCCGAGCTGGTACGCAGGGGCACTGACAGGGACCGGATCGTCGTCGTCCCGAACGGCGTGGACGTGGCGGACTTCACGCCTCAGCCCCGTGACAGCGTGCTCGAGGAGCAGCTGGGTCTCCGAGGTCACCGTGTGATCGGCTTCGCCGGGTCACTGCGTGCATTCGAAGGCCTCGCGGACCTCTTCGAAGCCGTCGCGGACCTGCGTACCGGGCGCAGCTTCCGCATCGTCATCGTCGGCGACGGCGAGGACGCCGACTCACTACGCGAGGCGGCACGCCGCCGCAGTCTGGATGACCTCGTGCTGTTCGTGGGCAAGGTCCCCCACACCGAGGTGGCCCGCTACCTCTCGTTGTTCGACATCGCCCCGTTCCCGCGTCGACCGGCGATCGTGTCGGAGCTGGTCAGCCCGCTCAAGCCCCTGGAGGCGATGGCGACAGGTGCCGCCGTGGTGGTCTCCGATGTCGCCGCCCTGGCGGAACTGGTCGAGGACGGCGTGACGGGTCGCCACTTCACCAAGGGGGACGTTGGATCGCTCGCCTCCACGTTGGCCGAGCTGATCGACGACGTGGCCATGGCCGATGCCCTCGGCGCGGCGGCACGTGCGCGGGTGGTCGCCGATCGCACCTGGGAGTCCATCGGCGGGCGGGTCCGGTCGGTCTATCAGGACCTCGGCATCGCCATCTGA
- a CDS encoding alpha-ketoglutarate-dependent dioxygenase AlkB yields MAQPTASAWQPTLLDQSMGGLAAVERIRLDATSWLDHSPAWLARADHLFEQLRAGLRWHAGERLMYERVVAVPRLTAPVTGESALWPSISPIVEALSQRYEVALDQVWCNYYRNGADSVAWHGDRNRHTERNPLVAIVSLGEPRRFLVRPRRGGASRRFELGHGDLLVMGGACQHDHEHCVPKVRRAGPRISVTFRSAGR; encoded by the coding sequence GTGGCCCAGCCCACCGCTTCCGCATGGCAACCGACGCTCCTCGATCAGTCCATGGGCGGACTTGCCGCCGTCGAGCGGATCCGCCTGGATGCGACATCGTGGCTCGACCACTCCCCCGCCTGGTTGGCCCGGGCCGATCATCTCTTCGAGCAGCTGCGGGCAGGACTGCGCTGGCACGCCGGCGAGCGGCTGATGTACGAGCGGGTGGTCGCCGTCCCCCGGCTCACCGCGCCCGTCACGGGTGAAAGCGCCCTGTGGCCGTCGATCTCGCCGATCGTCGAGGCGCTCTCACAGCGCTACGAGGTGGCACTGGACCAGGTGTGGTGCAACTACTACCGCAACGGCGCCGACAGCGTCGCCTGGCACGGCGACCGCAACCGCCATACGGAGCGCAACCCCCTCGTCGCCATCGTGTCGCTGGGAGAGCCCCGCCGCTTCCTGGTGCGCCCCCGTCGTGGCGGCGCTTCGCGCCGCTTCGAACTGGGCCACGGCGACCTCCTCGTCATGGGGGGAGCCTGCCAGCACGACCACGAGCACTGCGTTCCCAAGGTCCGCCGGGCAGGACCGCGCATCAGCGTGACCTTTCGCAGTGCCGGCCGGTGA
- a CDS encoding MFS transporter — MKPDVNHPQRWTMLAGAWVVYAAFGMVVGAMAPLVTAIAEDLDLSKSAIGSVLGAWPLAYLVVAIPAGTLVDRIGLRWSLFFGGAAVAISGLLRAAATGWWTLFFAVAVFGLGAPLVSVGTPKLVRQLFGPEDRAAAMGIMMTAPPVGIAFTLATANSVVMPAVDDEWRAALVFYGLLAATAIFVWLAVSSRSVVELGPTPVAGRAPRGEVARLLRSPSIRLLLVLAVTTFFFNHSINNWLPTVLTDEGLSSQTAGYVASASVIVGIIGAASIPRLATPERRLLVLGATLGSAIVAAGTMALVDGTASIVPAIVIGFAKSGFVPVMFVFVMAAPGITQANMGVGTGIFFAAGELGGSLGPLVIGVLADATGSFDVPMALLAGLAGLMLVLVTLVDRDIRSQPVAAPVAEGFVADA; from the coding sequence GTGAAGCCCGACGTGAACCATCCCCAGCGCTGGACGATGTTGGCAGGAGCATGGGTCGTCTACGCGGCCTTCGGCATGGTCGTCGGGGCGATGGCGCCTCTCGTCACCGCGATCGCCGAGGACCTGGACCTCTCGAAGTCGGCGATCGGCAGCGTCCTCGGAGCGTGGCCACTGGCCTATCTCGTCGTCGCAATCCCGGCCGGCACCCTCGTGGACCGGATCGGCCTGCGCTGGTCGCTGTTCTTCGGGGGCGCCGCCGTCGCCATCTCGGGTCTCCTGCGGGCGGCTGCGACGGGCTGGTGGACGCTGTTCTTCGCCGTGGCGGTCTTCGGTCTCGGCGCGCCGCTGGTGTCGGTGGGTACTCCCAAACTCGTCCGGCAGCTCTTCGGGCCCGAGGACCGGGCGGCGGCGATGGGCATCATGATGACCGCGCCTCCGGTGGGGATCGCGTTCACACTGGCAACCGCGAACTCGGTGGTCATGCCCGCGGTGGACGACGAATGGCGCGCCGCGCTGGTGTTCTACGGACTCCTGGCCGCTACCGCCATCTTCGTGTGGCTCGCGGTGTCGAGCCGTTCGGTCGTCGAGTTGGGGCCGACACCCGTCGCGGGCAGAGCTCCCAGAGGGGAGGTGGCCCGACTCTTGCGATCCCCGTCGATCCGCCTCCTCTTGGTCCTGGCCGTCACGACCTTCTTCTTCAACCATTCGATCAACAACTGGCTACCGACCGTCCTGACCGACGAGGGCCTCAGCTCGCAGACGGCGGGGTACGTGGCGTCCGCCTCGGTGATCGTCGGGATCATCGGCGCCGCCTCGATCCCCCGCCTCGCCACCCCCGAGCGCCGCCTCCTGGTCCTCGGTGCGACGCTCGGCTCCGCGATCGTCGCGGCGGGGACGATGGCGCTCGTCGACGGAACCGCGTCGATCGTTCCGGCGATCGTGATCGGCTTCGCCAAGTCCGGATTCGTGCCGGTGATGTTCGTCTTCGTCATGGCGGCCCCGGGCATCACGCAGGCGAACATGGGCGTCGGGACCGGGATCTTCTTCGCCGCGGGCGAGTTGGGCGGGTCGCTCGGCCCCCTGGTGATCGGTGTCCTCGCCGACGCAACCGGGTCCTTCGACGTCCCGATGGCCCTGTTGGCCGGACTCGCCGGCCTGATGCTCGTCCTGGTGACCCTGGTGGACCGCGACATCCGTTCCCAACCGGTCGCCGCACCGGTGGCCGAGGGGTTCGTGGCGGACGCCTGA
- a CDS encoding GntG family PLP-dependent aldolase, which translates to MSAPVILIDLYSDTSTRPTPAMRAAISTADVGDEQQREDPTVEALCTRVAAELGQSDAVFLPTGTMCNLVAVATHTTHGQTIVCDAASHIIGSESGGAAAVSGVMVDLVRSERGVFDVEDLAVALRPGSRHRPRPGLVCLEQTHNFGGGTVWPLERWDEVTALARDRGVPVHVDGARLHNAAVASGVETRRWGRDVDSIWVDFTKGLGAPFGAVLAGPVEFVARARMFKHRFGGAMRQAGLMAAGCLYALDHHVERLAEDHANAAVLHEALRGAGLDCQSPETNMVWFSPEPFGWAADEFSEALVERHGVRVSVVGERCRAVTHLDVARAEVDAAGAAIIALARDRP; encoded by the coding sequence GTGAGCGCACCGGTGATCCTGATCGATCTGTACAGCGACACCTCGACCAGACCCACGCCCGCGATGCGTGCGGCGATCTCGACGGCCGATGTCGGCGACGAACAACAGCGTGAAGACCCGACGGTCGAGGCGTTGTGCACCCGGGTGGCGGCCGAGCTGGGGCAGAGCGACGCCGTGTTCCTGCCGACCGGGACGATGTGCAACCTGGTGGCCGTCGCCACCCACACGACGCACGGCCAGACCATCGTCTGTGACGCTGCGAGCCACATCATCGGTTCCGAATCGGGTGGCGCCGCAGCGGTCTCGGGCGTCATGGTCGATCTGGTGCGATCCGAACGGGGTGTGTTCGACGTCGAGGATCTCGCCGTGGCGCTGCGGCCCGGCAGCCGGCACCGACCGCGACCCGGGCTGGTGTGTCTCGAACAGACGCACAACTTCGGCGGCGGAACAGTGTGGCCGCTCGAACGCTGGGACGAGGTGACCGCCCTCGCCCGCGACCGGGGAGTGCCGGTCCACGTCGACGGCGCCCGCCTCCACAACGCCGCCGTGGCCTCAGGTGTGGAGACGCGCCGCTGGGGTCGTGACGTCGATTCCATCTGGGTGGACTTCACCAAGGGGCTCGGGGCGCCGTTCGGGGCCGTGCTCGCAGGCCCGGTGGAGTTCGTCGCCCGGGCGAGGATGTTCAAGCACCGCTTCGGCGGGGCGATGCGCCAGGCGGGCCTGATGGCCGCCGGGTGCCTGTACGCACTGGACCACCACGTCGAGCGCCTGGCCGAGGACCACGCCAACGCGGCCGTGCTCCACGAGGCGCTGCGTGGTGCGGGACTGGACTGTCAGTCGCCGGAGACCAACATGGTCTGGTTCTCCCCCGAACCGTTCGGGTGGGCCGCCGACGAGTTCTCCGAGGCCCTCGTCGAACGCCACGGCGTGAGGGTGAGCGTCGTGGGGGAGCGGTGCCGGGCCGTCACGCACCTCGACGTGGCCCGCGCCGAGGTGGACGCAGCTGGCGCGGCGATCATCGCTCTGGCGCGAGACCGGCCATGA
- a CDS encoding crosslink repair DNA glycosylase YcaQ family protein — MSAPTPRRLSLSRARRLALGAQGFTRARPTGRVDVRHFRRVLEGQKVVQLDSVNVIARAHELVFFSRLGPYDLAALESFLWHSGEVFEYWGHEASLLDVRDRPLFVHRMDGGWHWPRVEAFGDEHPDLVEAVLDAVRERGPLRPRDVTAETGTGPWWGWSDTKIAFEHLFLRGRLTTAHRVGFERWYDLPGRVHPPAIMQEPPLSPAAARARLLESAARALGVGTAADIADYHRIRPRDAAESLAALVENGSLVEVEVEGWSKVAFAPPEVTIPRSIRSQALLAPFDPVVWHRERTERLFDFRYRLEIYTPQDRREYGYYVLPFLMDEALVARVCLKADRRDRRLLVRTAHREPEVDRESVARRLADELHLMAGWLDLDEVDVADVGDLAPALRRAV; from the coding sequence ATGAGCGCGCCCACGCCCCGGCGGCTCTCTCTGTCGCGCGCAAGGCGGCTGGCGCTCGGAGCGCAGGGGTTCACCAGGGCGAGGCCGACGGGCCGGGTCGACGTGCGGCACTTCCGCCGGGTGCTGGAGGGCCAGAAGGTCGTCCAACTCGATTCGGTCAACGTGATCGCCCGTGCCCACGAACTGGTCTTCTTCTCACGGCTCGGCCCCTACGACCTGGCGGCACTCGAGTCCTTCCTGTGGCACTCGGGTGAGGTGTTCGAGTACTGGGGGCACGAGGCGTCGCTGTTGGACGTGCGCGACCGACCCCTGTTCGTCCACCGCATGGATGGCGGATGGCACTGGCCCCGCGTCGAGGCGTTCGGCGATGAGCACCCCGACCTGGTCGAGGCGGTTCTCGACGCGGTGCGCGAGCGCGGGCCGCTGCGTCCCCGGGACGTCACCGCCGAGACCGGAACAGGGCCGTGGTGGGGTTGGAGTGACACGAAGATCGCCTTCGAGCATCTGTTCCTGCGGGGACGGCTTACCACGGCCCACCGGGTGGGCTTCGAGCGCTGGTACGACCTACCCGGGCGCGTCCACCCGCCCGCGATCATGCAGGAGCCGCCGTTGTCGCCGGCTGCGGCACGGGCCCGACTCCTCGAGTCAGCCGCCCGCGCTCTCGGGGTCGGCACCGCCGCCGACATCGCGGACTACCACCGCATCAGACCCCGCGACGCGGCCGAGTCCCTCGCCGCGCTCGTCGAGAACGGGTCTCTGGTGGAGGTGGAGGTGGAAGGTTGGTCGAAGGTGGCATTCGCACCGCCCGAGGTCACCATCCCGCGCTCGATCCGCAGTCAGGCCCTGCTCGCCCCGTTCGATCCGGTGGTGTGGCACCGGGAGCGGACCGAGCGACTGTTCGACTTCCGGTACAGGCTCGAGATCTACACGCCCCAAGACCGTCGCGAGTACGGCTACTACGTTCTCCCCTTCCTCATGGATGAGGCCCTGGTCGCCCGCGTCTGCCTCAAGGCGGATCGCCGGGACCGTCGCCTGCTCGTCCGCACAGCTCACCGTGAGCCTGAGGTCGACCGTGAGTCCGTCGCCCGGCGGCTCGCCGACGAACTCCACCTCATGGCGGGTTGGCTCGATCTGGACGAGGTCGACGTGGCCGACGTGGGGGATCTGGCGCCGGCACTGCGCCGTGCGGTCTGA